A single genomic interval of Porphyromonas sp. oral taxon 275 harbors:
- the miaA gene encoding tRNA (adenosine(37)-N6)-dimethylallyltransferase MiaA: protein MLSLLGPTASGKTALAVQLADHLGGELLSADSRQVYRGMDIGTGKDLSEYQLEGKRIPYHLIDIVPAGEQYNLFAWQQAFHEAYAGIVARGALPILCGGTGLYAESVLGGYQLPDVAPDEALRASLQGATMEELRERLASYGPLHNVTDLDSPARAIRAIEIADYIAQQRSAGLAHSCYPPIDSCILCLEREREERRRRISRRLRQRLEEQDMLGEVRGLLEAGIAPETLLRYGLEYRFLTLHLTGELSYEEMYRGLETAIHQFAKRQMTWFRGMERRGFTLHYIDATQPRSAQLAEALSLWERWQQHTRD from the coding sequence ATGCTGAGCCTCCTCGGGCCTACCGCCTCGGGTAAGACGGCTCTGGCTGTCCAGCTCGCGGATCACCTCGGCGGAGAGCTGCTCAGTGCAGACTCCCGCCAGGTCTATCGCGGGATGGACATCGGCACGGGCAAGGACCTATCCGAGTACCAGCTCGAGGGCAAGCGCATCCCCTACCACCTCATAGACATCGTCCCCGCAGGCGAGCAGTACAACCTCTTCGCCTGGCAGCAGGCTTTCCACGAGGCCTATGCCGGGATCGTGGCGCGCGGCGCCCTGCCCATCCTCTGCGGGGGGACGGGGCTCTATGCCGAGAGCGTACTGGGCGGCTACCAGCTGCCCGACGTGGCGCCCGACGAAGCCCTACGCGCCTCGCTGCAGGGCGCTACGATGGAGGAGCTGCGCGAGCGGCTGGCGAGCTACGGCCCGCTGCACAACGTCACCGACCTCGACTCCCCCGCCCGCGCCATCCGCGCCATAGAGATCGCCGACTACATCGCCCAGCAGCGCAGCGCGGGCCTCGCGCACAGCTGCTACCCGCCCATCGACAGCTGCATCCTCTGCCTCGAGCGCGAGCGCGAGGAGCGCCGCAGGCGGATCTCACGCCGCCTCAGACAGCGCCTCGAGGAGCAGGACATGCTCGGCGAGGTCAGAGGGCTGCTGGAGGCAGGCATAGCCCCCGAGACGCTCCTCCGCTACGGGCTGGAGTACCGCTTCCTCACGCTGCACCTCACGGGCGAGCTCAGCTACGAGGAGATGTACCGCGGCCTCGAGACGGCCATCCATCAGTTCGCCAAGCGGCAGATGACGTGGTTCAGAGGCATGGAGCGCCGCGGCTTCACCCTACACTATATAGATGCCACACAGCCGCGCTCAGCACAGCTCGCCGAGGCCCTCAGCCTCTGGGAGCGCTGGCAGCAGCACACTCGAGACTAG
- a CDS encoding IMP dehydrogenase, whose product MAILVNEVSRTFGEYLLIPGLTTRECTPQNVSLQTPLVRFARGQESRIRLNIPFVSAIMQSVSNDTLAIELARNGGLSFIFGSQPIAEQAEMVRRVKKFKAGFVSSDSNIRPDATLREVLALRRQTGHSTIGVTEDGSPNGRLLGIVTSRDYRLGTTPEDARVEDFMTPFAKLKVGRLGISLKEANNIIWEHKLNTLPIIDEHDKLVYLVFRKDYDDHKENPVELSNKHTKELLVGAGINTRDFRERVPALVEAGADVLCIDSSDGYSEWQYDTLRWIKDTYGDQVLVGAGNVVDEEGFRYLADAGADFVKVGIGGGSICITREQKGIGRGQATAIIDVAQARDRYFEETGQYIPICSDGGLVHDYHMTLAIAMGADFLMMGRYFARFDESPTRKLKIGNNIVKEYWGEGSNRAQNWQRYDSGGTDGLKFEEGVDSYVPYAGKLKDNLAVTLGKMKATMCSCGSTTLQQFQRTAKITLVSSTSIVEGGAHDVILKDRG is encoded by the coding sequence ATGGCTATACTCGTAAACGAAGTATCTCGTACCTTCGGGGAGTACCTCCTCATCCCTGGGCTCACGACGCGCGAATGCACGCCGCAGAACGTCTCGCTACAGACCCCGCTCGTGCGCTTCGCCCGTGGCCAGGAGTCACGCATCCGACTCAACATCCCCTTCGTCTCGGCGATCATGCAGTCGGTATCCAATGACACGCTGGCCATAGAGCTGGCACGCAACGGGGGGCTCTCCTTCATCTTCGGCTCGCAGCCCATCGCAGAGCAGGCCGAGATGGTACGCCGCGTCAAGAAGTTCAAGGCGGGCTTCGTCTCCAGCGACTCCAATATCCGCCCCGATGCTACCCTACGTGAGGTGCTCGCCCTACGCCGCCAGACGGGACACTCCACCATAGGTGTCACCGAGGACGGCAGCCCCAACGGCCGTCTCCTCGGCATCGTCACCAGCCGCGACTATCGCCTCGGGACGACGCCCGAGGATGCCCGCGTCGAGGACTTCATGACACCCTTCGCCAAGCTCAAGGTCGGCCGCCTCGGCATCTCGCTCAAGGAGGCCAACAACATCATCTGGGAGCATAAGCTCAATACCCTGCCCATCATCGACGAGCACGACAAGCTCGTCTACCTCGTCTTCCGTAAGGACTACGACGACCACAAGGAGAACCCCGTGGAGCTATCCAATAAGCACACCAAGGAGCTGCTGGTCGGTGCCGGGATCAACACCCGTGACTTCCGTGAGCGCGTCCCAGCGCTCGTCGAGGCAGGTGCCGACGTGCTGTGCATCGACTCCTCGGACGGCTACTCAGAGTGGCAATATGACACGCTGCGCTGGATCAAGGACACCTATGGTGACCAGGTGCTCGTCGGTGCGGGGAACGTGGTCGATGAGGAGGGCTTCCGCTACCTGGCGGACGCTGGTGCGGACTTCGTCAAGGTCGGTATCGGCGGTGGCTCCATCTGCATCACCCGCGAGCAGAAGGGGATTGGCCGCGGTCAGGCTACGGCCATCATCGACGTGGCTCAGGCTCGTGACCGCTACTTCGAGGAGACGGGCCAGTACATCCCCATCTGTAGCGACGGCGGGCTGGTACACGACTACCACATGACGCTGGCCATCGCTATGGGTGCGGACTTCCTGATGATGGGCCGCTACTTCGCCCGCTTCGACGAGTCGCCCACGCGCAAGCTCAAGATCGGGAACAACATCGTCAAGGAGTACTGGGGCGAAGGCTCGAACCGCGCTCAGAACTGGCAGCGCTACGACAGTGGCGGCACCGACGGCCTCAAGTTCGAGGAGGGCGTCGATAGCTATGTCCCCTATGCTGGGAAGCTGAAGGACAACCTAGCGGTAACGCTCGGCAAGATGAAGGCCACGATGTGCAGCTGCGGGTCGACGACGCTGCAGCAGTTCCAGCGCACGGCCAAGATCACGCTCGTCTCCAGTACCTCCATCGTCGAGGGCGGGGCACACGACGTCATCCTCAAGGATAGAGGCTAG
- a CDS encoding bifunctional 3,4-dihydroxy-2-butanone-4-phosphate synthase/GTP cyclohydrolase II, which translates to MSDIKLNTIEEALEDFRNGQFVIVVDDEDRENEGDFIIAAEKVTPEKVNFMMRYGRGVLCAPITEERAAELELEMQVPNNTSVHETPFTVTVDRLGKGCTTGVSMYDRAQTILALADPTITPGDLARPGHVCPLRARSKGVLRRAGHTEAAVDLARLAGLQPAAALIEIINDDGTMARLPQLWEIAQRFGLKIITIKDLIAYRLRTESIVERGEEVLMPTQWGQFHLIPFRQKSNGLEHIALLKGDIASGEPVLVRVHSSCATGDIFGSMRCECGEQLHKAMELIEKEGRGIVVYLNQEGRGIGLMEKIRAYKLQEEGLDTVDANLHLGHKADERDYGVGAQILQQLGVRQMRLMSNNPIKRVGLEGYGLQVVESVPLEVQPNEHNAFYMQTKKDRMGHILHKVK; encoded by the coding sequence ATGAGTGACATCAAGCTAAACACGATAGAGGAGGCCCTCGAGGACTTCCGTAACGGCCAGTTCGTCATCGTCGTCGATGACGAGGATCGAGAGAACGAAGGCGACTTCATCATCGCGGCCGAGAAGGTCACGCCCGAGAAGGTCAACTTCATGATGCGCTACGGCCGAGGCGTCCTCTGCGCCCCCATCACCGAGGAGCGCGCCGCAGAGCTCGAGCTCGAGATGCAGGTCCCGAACAATACCTCCGTGCATGAGACCCCCTTCACCGTCACCGTCGATCGCCTCGGCAAGGGTTGCACCACGGGCGTCTCTATGTATGACCGCGCCCAGACCATCCTGGCTCTAGCCGACCCCACGATCACGCCAGGGGACCTGGCTCGCCCCGGGCACGTCTGTCCGCTACGCGCCCGCAGCAAGGGCGTCCTACGCCGCGCGGGGCACACCGAGGCCGCCGTGGACCTAGCGCGCCTAGCGGGGCTACAGCCCGCCGCAGCCCTCATCGAGATCATCAACGACGATGGGACGATGGCGCGCCTGCCCCAGCTCTGGGAGATCGCCCAGCGCTTCGGCCTGAAGATCATCACCATCAAGGACCTCATCGCCTACCGCCTGCGCACCGAGAGCATCGTAGAGCGTGGCGAGGAGGTACTGATGCCCACACAGTGGGGACAGTTCCACCTCATCCCCTTCCGACAGAAGAGCAACGGCCTCGAGCACATCGCCCTGCTGAAGGGCGACATCGCTAGTGGCGAGCCCGTACTGGTGCGCGTCCACTCCAGCTGCGCCACAGGGGATATCTTCGGCTCTATGCGCTGCGAGTGCGGCGAGCAGCTGCACAAGGCCATGGAGCTCATCGAGAAGGAGGGCCGCGGCATCGTCGTCTACCTCAACCAAGAGGGCCGTGGCATCGGTCTGATGGAAAAGATACGCGCCTACAAGCTCCAGGAGGAGGGCCTCGACACCGTCGATGCCAACCTCCACCTCGGGCACAAAGCCGACGAACGTGACTACGGCGTCGGGGCGCAAATCCTCCAGCAGCTCGGCGTCCGCCAGATGCGCCTGATGAGCAATAACCCCATCAAGCGCGTCGGCCTCGAGGGCTACGGCCTTCAGGTCGTGGAGAGCGTCCCGCTCGAGGTCCAGCCCAACGAACACAACGCCTTCTACATGCAGACCAAGAAGGACCGCATGGGGCACATCCTGCACAAGGTCAAATAA
- a CDS encoding LptF/LptG family permease, translating to MFKILDRYIYKTFLPLFAMSLVVCWFLVVMQFLWRYVDELVGKGMGMFVLGKIIFYAAFTFLPMAMPLGILLASLMTFGNLGERLELLSMKAAGMPLYRIMRPLFLLVAAMSAGLFFFQNDFMINAQVQMWNLVLSAKTAAPELEIPPGIFYTGIPGYSLYAKERLPENGQLRQLMVYDMSKGYLNPRIIRADSGRLVMDKSKKFLVLKLYNGQSYENLRAQTYNTSTEPVPYMLPHFAYSETFIPYNANFSVQDEKQLGGLYITKNLAQLSKAIDSTALVIDSTRSYYATAVTRDLAAAHYQGFSYPALDSADERRRHEELQRLSERMAGSTINGDSLLELTTLGDSLRIVTGALNRLEQQQGQASYFRDDDEATFYAYRTFRQEWHRKFTTCVACLIFFLIGAPLGAIVRRGGIGMPVIVSIFFFIIYYSIDSLGTNMLRSGDLPVWLGMWLSNIVLLPVGIYLSYQANRDSAALNAEAYLIFFRRLMGTLGVRQVVYQDLTLEETDYKEGMRHITKALALTKELRQSPQLSAPTPKLWLQGGRFPELEQLSQQLDQIVEGLHHSRDRLLVGKLNDLPLLPDRISRFLPRRQLYARILGALLPLSLPLSLLIRSNRRHLKGDLDTTYYSLQTLSELTAKAASREAEAKLPPVQDEPSPTTEDHIYSMQ from the coding sequence GTGTTCAAGATATTAGACCGATACATATACAAGACCTTCCTGCCCCTCTTCGCGATGAGCCTGGTGGTATGCTGGTTCCTCGTCGTCATGCAGTTCCTGTGGCGCTATGTGGACGAGCTCGTGGGCAAGGGCATGGGTATGTTCGTACTCGGCAAGATTATCTTCTACGCCGCCTTCACCTTCCTCCCGATGGCCATGCCGCTGGGCATCCTACTGGCCTCACTCATGACCTTCGGCAACCTCGGTGAGCGCCTCGAGCTGCTCTCAATGAAGGCTGCGGGCATGCCTCTCTACCGCATCATGCGCCCCCTCTTCCTGCTGGTGGCGGCGATGTCGGCGGGGCTCTTCTTCTTCCAGAACGACTTCATGATCAACGCCCAGGTGCAGATGTGGAACCTCGTGCTCTCGGCCAAGACGGCCGCCCCCGAGCTCGAGATCCCGCCTGGCATCTTCTATACCGGCATCCCAGGCTATAGCCTCTACGCCAAGGAACGCCTCCCCGAGAACGGGCAGCTGCGCCAGCTGATGGTCTACGACATGAGCAAGGGCTACCTCAACCCGCGTATCATACGTGCCGACTCAGGGCGTCTGGTGATGGACAAGAGTAAGAAGTTCCTCGTCCTCAAGCTCTACAATGGACAGAGCTATGAGAACCTCCGCGCCCAGACCTATAATACCTCGACGGAGCCTGTGCCCTACATGCTCCCGCACTTCGCCTACAGCGAGACCTTCATCCCCTACAATGCCAACTTCAGCGTCCAGGACGAGAAGCAGCTCGGCGGGCTCTACATCACGAAGAACCTCGCCCAGCTCAGCAAGGCCATCGACTCGACAGCCTTAGTCATCGACAGCACCCGCAGCTACTACGCTACAGCCGTGACGCGCGATCTAGCGGCAGCACACTATCAGGGCTTCAGCTACCCAGCCCTCGACAGCGCCGATGAGCGGCGCCGCCACGAGGAGCTGCAGCGCCTCAGCGAGCGCATGGCGGGCAGCACGATCAACGGGGATAGTCTCCTGGAGCTCACGACCCTCGGCGACAGCCTGCGTATCGTGACGGGGGCGCTGAACCGACTGGAGCAGCAGCAGGGGCAGGCGAGCTACTTCCGCGACGACGACGAGGCGACCTTCTACGCCTACCGTACCTTCCGCCAGGAGTGGCACCGCAAGTTCACCACCTGCGTGGCCTGCCTGATCTTCTTCCTCATCGGAGCGCCACTGGGGGCCATCGTGCGCCGTGGCGGCATCGGGATGCCCGTGATCGTCTCGATCTTCTTCTTTATCATCTACTACAGTATCGACTCGCTGGGGACGAACATGCTGCGCAGCGGTGACCTGCCCGTATGGCTAGGGATGTGGCTGAGCAACATCGTCCTGCTCCCCGTCGGGATCTACCTCAGCTATCAGGCCAACCGCGACTCCGCCGCGCTCAATGCCGAGGCCTACCTCATCTTCTTCCGCCGCCTCATGGGTACCCTCGGCGTGCGCCAGGTCGTCTATCAGGACCTCACCCTCGAGGAGACGGACTACAAGGAAGGCATGCGGCACATCACCAAGGCGCTCGCACTGACGAAGGAGCTACGCCAGTCGCCTCAGCTAAGCGCCCCGACACCCAAGCTGTGGCTCCAGGGCGGGCGCTTCCCCGAGCTGGAGCAACTCAGCCAGCAGCTCGACCAGATCGTCGAGGGGCTGCATCACTCCCGTGATCGCCTCCTCGTGGGCAAGCTCAATGACCTGCCCCTACTGCCCGACAGGATCTCGCGCTTCCTCCCCAGGCGTCAGCTCTACGCCCGTATCCTAGGAGCCTTGCTCCCGCTATCCCTGCCGCTATCCCTACTGATACGCAGCAATAGACGCCACCTCAAGGGCGACCTCGACACCACCTACTACAGCCTGCAGACCCTCAGCGAACTGACGGCGAAGGCCGCTTCGCGCGAGGCTGAGGCCAAGCTCCCCCCAGTCCAAGACGAACCATCCCCCACCACGGAGGACCATATATATAGTATGCAATGA